The following are encoded in a window of Clostridium thermarum genomic DNA:
- the deoC gene encoding deoxyribose-phosphate aldolase: protein MNLAKYIDHTILKPEATEEAVIKLCKEAKEYGFASVCVNPYYASLAAKELMDSDVKVCVVVGFPLGANTKEVKAFETNQAIEHGAEEIDMVINIGALKDKKYDVVKADIEAVVNAANKRAKVKVIIETCLLTDEEKVQVCAIAKTAGADFVKTSTGFSSGGATAADVALMRKTVGQDMGVKASGGIRDYKTAMEMINAGANRLGLSAGIAVVKGEEAAGGDKY, encoded by the coding sequence ATGAATTTAGCAAAATACATAGACCATACAATATTAAAACCGGAGGCTACGGAAGAGGCAGTAATAAAGCTTTGCAAAGAGGCTAAGGAATACGGTTTCGCCTCTGTTTGTGTAAATCCATATTATGCTTCCCTTGCAGCTAAAGAATTGATGGATTCAGATGTTAAGGTATGTGTGGTAGTAGGTTTCCCCTTGGGAGCTAATACAAAGGAAGTAAAGGCCTTCGAAACAAACCAGGCCATAGAACACGGTGCAGAAGAAATAGATATGGTTATAAATATCGGTGCACTTAAGGATAAAAAATATGATGTGGTAAAAGCAGATATCGAAGCAGTAGTTAATGCAGCAAACAAGAGAGCTAAGGTAAAGGTAATAATTGAAACCTGTCTACTAACCGATGAGGAAAAGGTACAGGTTTGTGCCATCGCCAAGACCGCCGGAGCAGACTTTGTAAAGACATCCACAGGCTTTTCCAGCGGCGGAGCTACCGCTGCAGATGTAGCCCTGATGAGAAAAACCGTAGGCCAAGACATGGGCGTAAAGGCTTCCGGTGGAATAAGAGACTACAAAACAGCTATGGAAATGATCAATGCAGGAGCCAACCGCTTGGGCTTGAGCGCAGGAATTGCGGTAGTTAAAGGCGAAGAAGCTGCAGGTGGAGATAAATACTAA